From Prinia subflava isolate CZ2003 ecotype Zambia chromosome 20, Cam_Psub_1.2, whole genome shotgun sequence, the proteins below share one genomic window:
- the GPR50 gene encoding melatonin-related receptor isoform X3, with protein sequence MGNIFVVSLSVADLVVAVYPYPLILSAIFHNGWTMGNVHCQISGFLMGLSVIGSIFNITAIAINRYCYICHSLRYDKLFNLKNTCCYLCLTWVLTVVAIVPNFFVGSLQYDPRIYSCTFAQTVSTSYTITVVVVHFIVPLSVVTFCYLRIWILVIQVKHRVRQDCKQKLRAADIRNFLTMFVVFVLFAVCWGPLNFIGLAVSINPSKVQPHIPEWLFVLSYFMAYFNSCLNAVIYGLLNQNFRKEYKRILLTLWTPRLLFIDVSKGGTEGMKSKHSPAITTNNNHAEIHL encoded by the exons ATGG GCAACATCTTTGTGGTCAGCCTGTCCGTCGCAGACCTCGTGGTTGCAGTTTATCCCTACCCTCTGATCCTAAGTGCCATCTTCCACAACGGGTGGACCATGGGGAACGTCCACTGCCAGATAAGCGGGTTCCTGATGGGCCTGAGCGTCATCGGGTCCATTTTCAACATCACGGCCATCGCCATCAACCGCTACTGCTACATCTGCCACAGCCTGCGGTACGACAAGCTCTTCAACCTCAAGAACACCTGCTGCTACCTCTGCCTCACCTGGGTGCTCACGGTGGTGGCAATCGTGCCAAATTTCTTCGTGGGCTCCTTGCAGTACGACCCGCGGATTTACTCGTGCACCTTCGCGCAGACGGTGAGCACGTCCTACACCATCACCGTGGTGGTGGTGCACTTCATCGTGCCCCTCTCCGTCGTGACATTCTGCTACCTGAGGATTTGGATTCTGGTGATTCAGGTCAAGCACCGTGTGAGGCAGGACTGCAAGCAGAAACTCAGGGCAGCTGACATCCGAAACTTCTTGACCATGTTTGTGGTTTTCGTCCTTTTTGCCGTGTGCTGGGGACCATTAAACTTTATTGGCCTTGCTGTTTCAATTAATCCTTCAAAAGTGCAGCCACACATTCCAGAGTGGCTTTTTGTCCTGAGCTATTTTATGGCCTATTTTAACAGCTGCCTCAATGCTGTGATCTACGGCCTTCTTAACCAGAATTTTCGAAAGGAATACAAAAGGATATTGCTGACACTGTGGACTCCCAGGCTGCTGTTCATTGATGTGTCCAAGGGTGGGACAGAAGGGATGAAAAGCAAGCATTCTCCAGCCATAACAACCAACAACAACCACGCTGAAATACACCTATGA